The following proteins are co-located in the Malus sylvestris chromosome 13, drMalSylv7.2, whole genome shotgun sequence genome:
- the LOC126594745 gene encoding uncharacterized protein LOC126594745, with translation MDFANLQAQMANLTSQLSQYVERTTRQSIPTFDWSDHSNSMWWEPQPVQHEAYWQPYEEFYSRPMQPPQPHIQYAQSNSGSSIDYNQILNELSSLVQGSQNQANEAQQDAYWQPYEEFYTTPMHPPPHPPQQFQSKSSMSMDSDQILQLLTSLAQDQQNQDKKLGKLKNQMGEIMEFMAQIQEQSELSNSTIENLKEDFEIHDAIILESGMEVGRSPKTSKSSQEEDDQLLIEEDEEDTPTTRVEQPLPQPPRVPMPSNSGKVVPNSINSNPIPPNVLFARKFFIPKQEESEKDIVEALPNVQNDIPILGATKQVLDYVELFKGLCTPRRMIQEKVVAGEYQEFIKEDVFETTKPKDIEFYDTGQVPTITFNLVESNIPETF, from the coding sequence atggattttgctaatcttcaagctcaaatggcgaatcttacttctcaattgtcgcaATATGTCGAAAGGACCACAAGACAAAGTATCCCTACATTtgattggagtgatcattcaaactctatgtggtgggaaCCTCAACCAGTTCAACATGAagcatattggcagccatatgaggagttctattcaagacctatgcagccaccacaacctcatatacaatatgctcaatcaaactcaggttcgtcaatagattataatcaaattcttaatgaattaagttctttggtgcagggctcacaaaatcaagccaatgaggctcaacaagatgcatattggcagccatatgaggagttctacaCCACGCCTATGCATCCACCACCGcatcccccacaacaattccaatcaaagtcaagtatgtccatggatagtgatcaaattcttcaattactaacctctttggcGCAAgatcaacaaaatcaagacaaGAAGTTGGGTAAATTGAAGAATCAAATGGGAGAGATTATGgaattcatggcacaaattcaagagcaaagtgaactctccaactcaactattgaaaatttgaaggaagattttgaaatccatgatgctatcattTTGGAAAGTGGCATGGAGGTTGGAAGaagcccaaaaacgtccaaATCAAGCCAAGAGGAGGACGACCAGCTGCTAATTGAGGAGGACGAAGAAGACACACCCACAAcaagggtagaacaacccttgccgcagcctcctAGAGTCCCTATGCCGTCCAACTCAGGTAAGGTGgttccaaattcaattaattCTAACCCCATTCCACCCAATGTCCTTTTTGCTCGCAAGTTTTTTATTCCCAagcaagaagagagtgaaaaagacattgtggaagctcttccaaatgtgcaaaatgatattccaattcttggtgcaacaAAGCAAGTTCTAGATTATGTTGAATTGTTCAAGGGACTTTGTACACcaagaagaatgattcaagagaaagtaGTGGCTGGAGAATatcaagaattcatcaaagaggacGTATTTGAGACAACGAAGCCCAAAGACATtgaattttatgacacgggGCAAGTCCCAACCATCACATTCAATCTGGTCGAGTCCAATATCCCTGAAACTTTCTAA